Part of the Bdellovibrionales bacterium genome is shown below.
CCAGATATTCCGCTAGTTCCGTGCCTTGTTCTAGATTTAGATTTTTTGTACCCTTCAAGATCAGACTTATCATCGACCCACTGATCCCCATTGCTACGGCCAAGCGACTGGCACCGCCTCGTCGTCCCTTTTCCTTGAGCCAGGCCTTTAAGAAATCACGGTAATTTTTGTAGTCAAAAACAGAAACCACGGGCTGCCCTTTTGCGCGATGCTGAAGCCATTCAAGCGGCTCAACAACACGAATAAATCGATTACATCAGAATCTTTACTGTAAGTAAATAATTTCAATTTCTGTTTACTAACAAACTATAGATGCGATGCGCAATTGATGCTATTTCCTGGTCTGGCGATTGAGCCCAACGAGAGAAGTCGTTTGGCGCGTAACTTGAACCCTTTAACCTTTCTAGGAGAATGAAAATGGAAGATCCGAATAAAAACAGGCTCATACTGAAATCCTCTCTGGCCGCGATACTGTCACTTATTGTCGCTTGCGGGCCTAAAGACAAAAATAAGTCCAGTCACATGATCAATCAGACAAACCCACCGGATTCAACTGGCGCGGACTTCACAGCTGCTGGAGGAGGCTCAGAAGCCCCAGCCGCACCGAACCTTTCTTCTGCAAATTCAGGCCACTCGCCGGCCCCAGTCGGTCTTGGAACTACAGACGGAGTAGGTGGCAATGGAATTGATGGAAAGCTGTATGAAGATTATATTTTTCATCCTGAGAAAGAGCCTGCGTTTGTCTCTGTTCTTGGTCCCAAAATGAAGGCATTGGCTAAAGTTTTGAATCTGTTAGGTTCAGCAGACAGCGCTCTCGACCTCTCAAAATTAAATGAAGTTTTTATTGATTCTTTATGGAGAATGAAGACCTGGTATCTCATTCCTTCTGGATTGAAAGTATTGCCCAATGAAACGGTAGGCGCAGCGTTTTTGAGCCAAGATCAAGAACAATACGCTCTCCAGGATAAATTTGGAGTGTGGATAGATAAAAAGGCCTACAACAAAATGGATGAGAGAGCGAAGGCTCGTTTACTTCTTCATGAGTGGGTGGCTAGCCTCTATATTATGAAGAGAGTCTACACTCACAAAGAGATGTGCCGTTATGTTATGGGCGTGCTTGCAGGTATTCCAACGGTAAGAGATCAAATGGGTATAGAGAAAGCTTCTTGTCTTGAGGCTCCTGATGAACCCTTAAGTGAAAATGGTCCAAAGCTTATTCCTGATGATTATGCCCACATACGAGCTGTTACGAACCATATATTCAATTTAGATGAAAATGAAAACCCTGAAACTTTTAAAGCCTTCCTTCAGAAAAACCAGTTATGGGCTGAAGAAGCCAGTGATACTTCTGAAGACAATTTTTCCCTTTCCAAATGGTTCCGACATACTGACAAAAAAATTACCTCGAAGTCATTTGTCGATATGATGGCAACAGCAAAGCGTGAGGAAGAGCTCTCAGGAAAGTGCTACGATATCGTCGATTCTGATCTTCCAGAGGGATCTCAGAATATTATAGAGGATGTTTGTCGTCTCGAATTCGAAAAGCTTTCAGACAACTCACAATTCTACAAGTTGAGTGCAACAAATTCAGCTGGAGAAGTTGTGATTTCTTCGCCCGCATTCTTGGACGGTGGTCAACTGATATATTCTAACAATCTACCCATTAGTAAAAATGGCCTTTACGTGTACAGTGATGTGGCGACTCATTCATTGACAAAGGCGCAATCAAGTACACCGGGGACGGAAGTCTCACAGTTGTCATTTCTATTTACGAGCAAAATGCGCTTTGTAGGTGTCGTTCACTTTTCTAGCCAAATCAGCAGGATAACGACCAAAGAAATAAGCTTGAATAGCGGTGAATTTCGTCAAGCACTATATCTCAATTTCGAAACTCCCAAGCAATTGAATCGTCGATGGGTTACGACATTCTTCGCGGCCAAATCCATTGAATTGAAAGATTTGGATCAAGAGCTGAGAGAGGCTCTCTTGTCCTTGCGAAAAAATGGAGTTTATTCGCCATTCGTGATGGATATCTCAGATGGCAGCAATCAAAACTCGGGCGGAAGAAAGAGAGAATCCGCCAAATAGTACCACTGTTGCAAGGGGGAGTCGCCTCACCATAAGGCGACTCTTCCCAACACTAGCTCGATAGTGAATGCGGGCTAATATGCGACACTGACCGACCGAGGATCCGATTACTCGGGAGCAGAAGTGCGGCATCCCTACCAGCTGTTCCTTCATCTGAACGACATCGAGCATTCCCGGACAAAGGCGCGTCACCCGCAGACCAACGGCTGCAAGGAACGCCTCAACCAGGTCATCCAGAAAGAATTTTATGATGTGGTTCTCAGAAAGACCCGGTACACATCCATCGCACAAATGCAGTCCGATCTGGACACCTATATGGAGTAATGCAATACCCGTCGAACCAACAGCGGAAAGCGCTGCTTGGGAAGAGCTCCCAAACAAACCTGGGATGACGGATATGACCTGTACAAGAAATATGTCCTTGAATCTTCCTCGGTCGATGGCACTGCCATCGCCGAGGCTCGCCCGAATCCCTTGCCCAATTTTGGCGGCCAGAATCAGCTCGAGGACGAATGTTCCAGGAGTCAAAATTTACCAAATCAGAAACTGGAGGTGGCAATCGAAGAACTGATGCACTAAGTTGTGAACAATCTCGACCGAGAGAGTCATGTACACGCACCTAAATACTTCCGCACATCACGAGACGGCTGCTTCATGATCTCTCCGTCCACAACATTTTGAAATATCTCTATAATGAGCGCTCCAGATACGAGGCCAATTCCAACCAGAAGGATTGGTACTCCCAAGACAAACACCACAGAATTGCTGAGCAGAAATAGAATAGCTTTAAAAGCAAGGCTTGCAGTTTTCATCATTTTTTCAAAGAATTTCATATATGTCCTCACCTTCTAAGGCTAAGCTACCAACTCGAATTTGAAATTAAATATAGATTAATAGTATTTAATCTATATGTTATTCATATTACTATCTATTTTCGGGATGCATCGCTGAGAAGAAATATTCCCCCATTTTTCAGATTTTGGTAAGGCTCTAAACATTACCCAGTGATAGATGGCACGCGGCAGAAACCGTCTGAATAGAAATAAGAACCACGCATCTGCTGTTACTGGAACCCTAAGAGAAGGGTTTTTTTGTTTAATTACTCTTGCGATTTTTCTGGCGACACTTTCCGGTGTAGCCAGAGTTCGCCTCATAGTCCACGAAATCAATTTCTCCATGTTCCCATAGTGATGGTAATAGGGATCTTTTTGACCAGCATTAATAGCAGCACGACTCCATTTTGTAGTCTGAGTATTAAGAAAGGAGTCAGATCTCATAAAGCCCGGAATAATCAATGTGACATGAATACCCCATGGTTTAACCTCATACCACAGGGACTCAGTTCCACCTTCAAGAGCAAATTTTGATCCGCAATAACAGGCCATTGTGGGCATGCCGATTAAACCTGCAGCCGAAGAGATGTTAATAATTCTACCGTTTCTCCGCTTACGCATCCCAGGTAAAGCAAGGGCGGCGAGCCTCATTGGTCCAATATAATTAATGTCAAGTAACCCAATTCTATCCTCGGCACTTGCGTCTTCCACAACAGAGCGCATTGCAATTCCCGCATTATTAATCAGAATGTCGAGTCCGCCCAAGCTAGCCTCGCATTCGGCAATCACGGCAACTCTCTCCTCTTTGTTAGTTACATCTAGTGGCCGTAAATAAATTTCATCTGATTCAAAAATTCCTGCCGCACTAAAGCGTTTCAACGACTTTGCTCTGGCTGTCAGTACTAACCGATAGTTTCCATCCTCGATGAGCTCCTTTGCTATTGCGAGTCCTAAACCAATGCTTGCTCCAGTCAGAAGAACGAGTGGTTTGTTCGTTGTCATAAGTCCTCCCTCTTGACTATTCAAGTCATCAATAATTTTCCCGCATTTGAACGTCGAGCATTGCTCGTGTTAATTATTTCAATCTTCTTGCTTTGCATATTAAGAGCAAGCCATGTCCAGCCAGATCTGAATACCTTTAGTGCAGATTCAACAAAGTTCTCTTTTAAGCCCGATTCCGACCCAAATTGCACTTTGATTGATTTCGCTAAAAGGGAATTTGAATTCAAGATTGAGGGGCTAGGTGTGAGGCCCATCCAATAGAAAGTATGATTCCAACTTTGGACTGCATTGTTATACAGGGCGCCATCAGAATCACGTATATTTTCGAGAATGGCGTTTGGCGGCAGACCCTCCATTAGCTTATTAAGCTTTCCAATATAGGCGCTGTGGTGTTTTCCATAGTGATATTGAATTGTTTCTTCAGGTAAGAACGAAGCCTTTGTGAAGTTAAATTCGGGCAGTTTGAACATATTTTACTCCTTAGTTATGTATATTATCGTTGATTTTAGTTGTTTAATAAAATAGATCATTAGTATAGGACCGTTACGAAAAATGAATATATATAACTATAACCATCTTTTTTACTTTTACGTTACTGCAAAGCTTGAGGGCGTGACAGCAGCAGCCAAGCATCTCAATACCAGTCAATCATCGCTGAGCACTCAAATAAACAGGCTTGAAGAAGCTCTAGACAGGGAGCTTTTTCGAAAAGTGGGGCGACGCATGGAATTGACTGACTCTGGCAAAGAAGTATTCAACTACTGTCGACGCGCATTTGATATATTTGACGAAATGTTTGACCAGCTTGATAAGCAAAAATCGTCAATGGGGATTCGAATATCCATAGGCGTGTCTGTTGATATCGAAAGGCCTTTTGTTACAGAGGTAATTGCTAAAGTCTCAAAACAGTATGGAAAGACTGAACGCCCATTGTTAAATTTGATTTCGCTTCATTCTTCACAGCTTATGCAGCTATTAAAGGTTGGCGAGATAGATCTGTTACTGACAACAAGCTTTGGTGTTGATCAAGAGCTAAAGACCCTCGAAGAATTTAATTTGCCCGTAGGAGCATTTGCATCGAATGACCTTTTAAAGAACCTAAAAAAATTTTCATTTGAGTCTCTCATCCGTGATGAAAAAATACCCTCGGTGCTTCCATCTAAATTTACAAGTTTGCGATCTGAAATAGACGGGTTTTTGATACGAAAGAAACTAAGCCCCGTATGTGTATTTGAAAGCAACGTTATATCTTCAGTGATCAGGTCCGCCAGTGACGGCATGGGTCTCACCATTTTGCCATACGTCTACGTCGCAAGGGAGCTGCGATCCGAAAAATTGATTTTATTAACTCAAAAACCTCTTTGGAAGCATAAAATGGCTCTGTTCTCTTCGAGAGCGGGTCTTGACGAAAGACGAAGAGAATATGCTGAAAAATTAATTCAACATTTAACCGGGGCCTCAGAACAATCGCCTCTTTTAAGCAAGGCAGCTAGACATGACTGAATCCATCAAGAATCTAGCTTCGATGATCTCAATCTCTAGTTTAGATGACATTTGGAACTGGTTACAAATTCACAGTCAAGGAGAGCTTGGTTATGTCTTTTTGATCGTTTTGCTGTTCGTTGTTCCGCGACTACTTCTGCGGTTTGGAATCCCCATGGCTTTAACTGCTTTCGCAATTGGTGTTGGCGTATCCTATGGGTTTAGATTTTATGATGAAGACAGCGTGATTCCACTTTTCTCCACGCTAGGGATTATTTCTCTTTTTCTGTTTGCAGGTGTAGAGGTCAATCTCGATTCGATTAAAAAAGCTTTGCGCCCAATTTCAATTCATGTCGGCGTTCGCATTTTGGTTGTTACAGTTATCGCCCTAGTTGTGTCCTCTATTTACGATTTATCTTCAGCTGTATCTCTTATTCTTGCTCTAGCACTAGCAACCCCTTCAACTGGATTTATTTTAGATAGCATTGAAACTTCAAAGGTATCTGAGAATCAAAAATATTGGATTAAACTAAAGGCCATATCTGCTGAACTTGTTGCACTTGGTGCCCTTCTCATACTTTCTCAAATGGAGAGCTTGACCAGTCTAGCTGCTTCGCTAGCAGTGATAGTTCTACTCATCTTAATTTTGCCAGTTATAATTAAAAAAATGGCCTCAACACTTGAGCGACTAGCCCCTGGGTCTGAATTTGGGTTTATCTTAATGTTAGCAATTATATCTGGTCTCATAACCAAAAAACTAGGAGCGTATTATCTAGTTGGTGCATTTTTAGTGGGTATCGTCACGGGGCAATACAAGCGTCATCTTCCGAATGCTAATACCGATCAAATGTTACAAGCTCTTCGATCGTTTTCTACGTTCTTTATCCCATTTTACTTTTTCAATTCGGGACTAAAGATTGCTCACGAGGCGTTTTCGATAAATGCGTTGTTAATCGCCTTGGTGTTATTGATTATTTCAGGTCCAATCAAAATTGTTAGTATTATACTTCATCGAAGAGTTTCAATGAATGAGTCGTGGAAAGACAGCCTTGCAATTGCCGTATCTCTAAT
Proteins encoded:
- a CDS encoding transposase, whose product is MRHPYQLFLHLNDIEHSRTKARHPQTNGCKERLNQVIQKEFYDVVLRKTRYTSIAQMQSDLDTYME
- a CDS encoding superoxide dismutase [Fe] (SodB; iron binding; present under aerobic and anaerobic conditions; destroys free radicals), which translates into the protein MFKLPEFNFTKASFLPEETIQYHYGKHHSAYIGKLNKLMEGLPPNAILENIRDSDGALYNNAVQSWNHTFYWMGLTPSPSILNSNSLLAKSIKVQFGSESGLKENFVESALKVFRSGWTWLALNMQSKKIEIINTSNARRSNAGKLLMT
- a CDS encoding SDR family NAD(P)-dependent oxidoreductase; protein product: MTTNKPLVLLTGASIGLGLAIAKELIEDGNYRLVLTARAKSLKRFSAAGIFESDEIYLRPLDVTNKEERVAVIAECEASLGGLDILINNAGIAMRSVVEDASAEDRIGLLDINYIGPMRLAALALPGMRKRRNGRIINISSAAGLIGMPTMACYCGSKFALEGGTESLWYEVKPWGIHVTLIIPGFMRSDSFLNTQTTKWSRAAINAGQKDPYYHHYGNMEKLISWTMRRTLATPESVARKIARVIKQKNPSLRVPVTADAWFLFLFRRFLPRAIYHWVMFRALPKSEKWGNISSQRCIPKIDSNMNNI
- a CDS encoding cation:proton antiporter, which produces MTESIKNLASMISISSLDDIWNWLQIHSQGELGYVFLIVLLFVVPRLLLRFGIPMALTAFAIGVGVSYGFRFYDEDSVIPLFSTLGIISLFLFAGVEVNLDSIKKALRPISIHVGVRILVVTVIALVVSSIYDLSSAVSLILALALATPSTGFILDSIETSKVSENQKYWIKLKAISAELVALGALLILSQMESLTSLAASLAVIVLLILILPVIIKKMASTLERLAPGSEFGFILMLAIISGLITKKLGAYYLVGAFLVGIVTGQYKRHLPNANTDQMLQALRSFSTFFIPFYFFNSGLKIAHEAFSINALLIALVLLIISGPIKIVSIILHRRVSMNESWKDSLAIAVSLMPNLVFGLVLADILKTQMDLPIEIFGGLIIYTLLITLLSPMIVKILPENKQIEIIIDAESADFSNRPRFS
- a CDS encoding LysR family transcriptional regulator, with protein sequence MNIYNYNHLFYFYVTAKLEGVTAAAKHLNTSQSSLSTQINRLEEALDRELFRKVGRRMELTDSGKEVFNYCRRAFDIFDEMFDQLDKQKSSMGIRISIGVSVDIERPFVTEVIAKVSKQYGKTERPLLNLISLHSSQLMQLLKVGEIDLLLTTSFGVDQELKTLEEFNLPVGAFASNDLLKNLKKFSFESLIRDEKIPSVLPSKFTSLRSEIDGFLIRKKLSPVCVFESNVISSVIRSASDGMGLTILPYVYVARELRSEKLILLTQKPLWKHKMALFSSRAGLDERRREYAEKLIQHLTGASEQSPLLSKAARHD